The Triticum aestivum cultivar Chinese Spring chromosome 7B, IWGSC CS RefSeq v2.1, whole genome shotgun sequence genome window below encodes:
- the LOC123158458 gene encoding transcription factor IBH1-like 1 codes for MRAGAPLSIHRHYLPVQVHPVSAQAKEQKQPNACTKSLKQALLKNLLLGLQLQAHTSTTFGGATSLRERKRAIKSSVDVAMAAAHGGVARWPILAPTSSSCKVQRCRRIMRRSYHRKRSWGRSGRAGGDDAAGRLARSRTMALREMIPGGQDSTVDEATLLREAMDYAVHLRAQVNVLRRLSEAVQICSSSD; via the coding sequence GTGCAGGAGCGCCCCTCTCCATCCATCGACATTACTTGCCAGTGCAAGTACATCCTGTCTCGGCTCAAGCAAAAGAACAGAAACAGCCAAACGCATGCACCAAGTCCTTGAAGCAGGCCTTGCTCAAGAACCTCCTCCTTGGCCTCCAGCTCCAAGCACACACCAGCACAACCTTCGGTGGAGCCACGAGCCTCCGCGAGAGGAAGCGCGCCATCAAGTCCTCCGTGGACGTCGCCATGGCAGCTGCGCACGGCGGCGTTGCGAGGTGGCCCATCTTGGCTCCGACATCCAGTTCGTGCAAGGTGCAGAGGTGTAGGAGGATCATGAGGAGGAGCTACCACCGGAAGAGGAGCTGGGGGAGATCAGGCCGCGCCGGTGGTGACGACGCTGCAGGGAGGCTGGCGAGGAGCAGGACCATGGCGCTGAGGGAGATGATACCGGGAGGCCAGGACTCCACCGTCGACGAGGCCACTCTGTTACGCGAGGCCATGGATTACGCCGTACACCTGCGTGCTCAGGTCAACGTGCTTCGCCGGCTCTCGGAAGCCGTGCAAATATGTAGCTCCAGTGATTGA